GCGGCTATCGAGTCGTCGCCCAGCAGGGCGGAAAGCGGCTGTTCCGGGCAATTCTCGAACTTAAGGAAACGAGTGCCGGGCCGCGTCCGGCGCGATTTATGCAGAAAGACGGGTCGAGTGAAAAGCCACGCAATCCGGGCGAGTTCATCGAACTCGCCCGGGGTGCAGACCGCATTCGGATTTCACAGCAGACCTCGCCTAATGGCCGAGCTGAGCTGAAGGAAATGCTGTCGGGGTATCAACTCGATGCCACGGCTGTTCGAACCTGCCGACTCTGTGCGAACAAGGGAGAATATTCGCCAATCAGCGGTGAGACGGCGATCGATACGGGTGAAGAGTACATCTGTCCCGACTGCGCGACGGAGGAGTTGGAGCGCGAACTCTCCTTCAGGGGGAACCTAACTGGGTCTGCTCAAGACAGACTCGAAGAACTCCTGCTGGAAGTGCAAGATTTACAGCGAATCACGAACTTGCTCAAGGGGCGACTCGATCCGGATTTGACGAAGTTCGACGAAATCAGCGCGAACGTTGAAGATGTGGACTTGAAACGAGTCGATTCGCTGAATCTCCATCCCGGTGTGCAAAATCTACTCGAATCGCGATTCGATACCCTGCTTCCCGTGCAGAGTCTCGCAGTGCAGAACGGACTGCTCGACGGCGACGACCAACTCGTCGTCAGCGCGACCGCGACCGGGAAAACCCTCGTAGGCGAGATGACCGGTCTCGACCGCGTGCTGAACGGGCAGGGCAAAATGCTCTTTCTCGTGCCACTCGTCGCGCTGGCGAACCAGAAACACGAGGATTTCAAAGACGAGTACGGCGACCTCGCAAACGTCACTATCCGGGTCGGTGCGAGTCGCGTGCGCGATGACGGAAACAGGTTCGACCCGAGCGCAGACATTATCGTCGGCACCTACGAGGGTATCGACCACGCGCTCCGAACCGGGCGGGATTTGGGCGACATCGGAACCGTCGTCATCGACGAAGTTCACACCTTGCAAGAGCAAGAACGCGGGCATCGACTCGACGGCCTCATCTCGCGGTTGAAATACTACTGCGAGGAGCGCGCGAAGCAAAAACAGAACTACGGCGGCGCGCAGTGGGTGTACCTCTCCGCGACGGTTGGCAATCCACGCGACCTCGGGCAGGCGCTCGAAGCGAATCTCGTGGAGTTCGAAGAACGACCGGTCGCGCTGGAGCGTCACGTCACCTTCGCCAGCGGGCAGGAAAAACCGAACATCGAGAACAAACTCGTCAAGCGCGAGTTCGACCGCGAATCATCGAAGGGCTATCGCGGCCAGACCATCATCTTCACCAACTCGCGGCGACGTTGTCACGAGATTTCACGAAAGTTGGAGTACAACGCCGCGCCGTACCACGCCGGACTGGATTACGGACGGCGGAAGAAGGTCGAGCGCATGTTCGCCGAACAGGAGCTTTCGGCCGTCGTGACGACCGCGGCACTGGCAGCGGGTGTCGATTTTCCTGCTTCGCAGGTCATCTTCGACTCGCTTGCGATGGGTATCGAATGGCTCACCGTACAGGAGTTCCACCAGATGCTCGGACGCGCCGGTCGCCCGGACTACCACGACCGCGGGAAAGTGTACGTCCTCGTGGAACCCGACGGAAGCTATCACAACAGCATGGAGATGTCGGAGGACGAAGTGGCGTTCAAACTCCTCAAAGGCGAGATGGAAGACGT
The window above is part of the Haladaptatus cibarius D43 genome. Proteins encoded here:
- a CDS encoding DEAD/DEAH box helicase, encoding MSKQAQQVETLFCHETDRGYRVVAQQGGKRLFRAILELKETSAGPRPARFMQKDGSSEKPRNPGEFIELARGADRIRISQQTSPNGRAELKEMLSGYQLDATAVRTCRLCANKGEYSPISGETAIDTGEEYICPDCATEELERELSFRGNLTGSAQDRLEELLLEVQDLQRITNLLKGRLDPDLTKFDEISANVEDVDLKRVDSLNLHPGVQNLLESRFDTLLPVQSLAVQNGLLDGDDQLVVSATATGKTLVGEMTGLDRVLNGQGKMLFLVPLVALANQKHEDFKDEYGDLANVTIRVGASRVRDDGNRFDPSADIIVGTYEGIDHALRTGRDLGDIGTVVIDEVHTLQEQERGHRLDGLISRLKYYCEERAKQKQNYGGAQWVYLSATVGNPRDLGQALEANLVEFEERPVALERHVTFASGQEKPNIENKLVKREFDRESSKGYRGQTIIFTNSRRRCHEISRKLEYNAAPYHAGLDYGRRKKVERMFAEQELSAVVTTAALAAGVDFPASQVIFDSLAMGIEWLTVQEFHQMLGRAGRPDYHDRGKVYVLVEPDGSYHNSMEMSEDEVAFKLLKGEMEDVRTLYDESAAIEETLANVTVGGRAAKRLNDRMIGDVPTKHALGKLLEYEFIDGFSPTHLGRVITSHFLAPDEAFRIVDGIRKDRHPFDIVADLELFDDDE